One genomic region from Campylobacter helveticus encodes:
- a CDS encoding recombinase family protein has product MNIAYVRVSTNKQELDSQKLEIMEYCHKNNIKLDEILEVKISSTKSQEKRKIKDLKKKLKAGDLLIATELSRLGRSMLEIINLVLELNDNQINFLFLRQIELSNFNNPSSKLILSIYAYLAENERELISKRTKAGLENARINGKILGRPKGTLKSVYDKDIEKIKVLLDKKLSIASIWKLLYSDSGRTYDGLLWFIKKRKLK; this is encoded by the coding sequence ATGAATATAGCTTATGTAAGAGTTTCAACAAATAAACAAGAATTAGATTCTCAAAAATTAGAGATTATGGAATATTGTCATAAAAATAATATTAAATTAGATGAAATTTTAGAGGTAAAAATAAGCTCAACTAAATCACAAGAAAAAAGAAAAATTAAAGATTTAAAGAAAAAATTAAAAGCAGGGGATTTGTTAATAGCTACTGAGCTATCAAGGCTTGGTAGAAGTATGTTAGAGATAATTAATTTAGTGCTTGAATTAAACGATAATCAAATCAATTTTTTGTTTTTAAGACAAATTGAACTTAGTAATTTTAACAATCCTAGCTCAAAATTAATTTTATCAATTTACGCTTATTTAGCGGAAAATGAAAGAGAATTAATAAGCAAAAGAACAAAAGCAGGGCTTGAAAATGCAAGAATTAATGGCAAAATACTAGGACGCCCAAAAGGCACTTTAAAAAGCGTGTATGATAAAGATATAGAAAAAATTAAAGTGCTTCTTGATAAAAAACTATCCATTGCAAGTATTTGGAAATTACTTTATAGTGATAGTGGTAGGACTTATGACGGTTTATTGTGGTTTATTAAAAAACGAAAATTAAAATAA
- a CDS encoding TrbC/VirB2 family protein, whose product MKAKLFIIFSPLFVFSAGGIDKVNSFLENLSTALYGIGAVVLTIAFMWAGFKIMFQGQTLREVAPVFIGGVLVGAASAIAGYIIA is encoded by the coding sequence ATGAAAGCAAAATTATTTATTATTTTCAGTCCATTGTTTGTATTTTCAGCTGGTGGAATTGATAAGGTTAATAGTTTTCTAGAAAATCTTAGCACCGCACTTTACGGCATTGGTGCGGTTGTTTTGACCATAGCTTTTATGTGGGCTGGTTTTAAAATTATGTTTCAAGGACAAACACTTAGAGAAGTTGCACCTGTATTTATCGGCGGTGTTTTAGTCGGTGCGGCTTCGGCAATTGCTGGTTATATTATAGCTTAA
- the vapD gene encoding VapD family protein, translating into MNLSRKAINFDLSTNKLKKYFSDTREAYGSIKNFMLKNGFEHRQYSGYTSIKPMSDKQINLLIKRLTKKCAWIGSCIKEFDVTDIGEQYSLKDTIQSLCTQELNKKINHNKNLQIQSNQKSQDIEL; encoded by the coding sequence ATAAATCTTTCTCGCAAAGCTATCAATTTTGATTTATCAACAAATAAGCTTAAAAAATATTTTAGCGATACAAGGGAAGCTTATGGTAGTATTAAAAATTTTATGCTTAAAAATGGCTTCGAGCATAGACAATATTCAGGTTATACTTCAATAAAACCGATGAGTGATAAACAAATAAATTTGCTTATAAAAAGACTTACTAAAAAATGTGCTTGGATAGGTTCTTGCATTAAAGAATTTGATGTAACTGATATAGGGGAACAATATAGTTTAAAAGATACTATACAAAGTTTATGCACTCAAGAGCTTAATAAAAAAATTAATCACAATAAAAATTTGCAAATACAATCTAATCAAAAATCACAAGATATAGAATTATGA